In Rhodanobacter humi, the following are encoded in one genomic region:
- a CDS encoding NTP/NDP exchange transporter — MSSIRAVATDDGAKPLWSALAFFFVMTSYYIIRPVRDQLIGAVGSQSLPLFYGAVFVAMLLLTPLFGALVARFPRRLLLGWSYSFFIVSLLAFVPAFVAQDRIGARELGVVFFVWGSVFNLFVVSLFWSVMADIFSSGRARRVFSLIAMGGMAGAIFGPLVTKLLVQLIGVAPLLLVSALALGGALALLLHVSAQHELARPGQRAGAAIGGSLWAGAKEVWTRPFLRYMALLMLFGDGIGTLAYALVADYAKLHFAGAVARTAFYNDLDLATNTLGALLQLTLTRWLLIRRGAGWALVLPALVNVALLLMVAIGGHGAVVISGYAVSLLAIMMATTRGFAYGMTKPAVDALYTRVPRETRYKGKNFVETAVWRFGDLAVTSAVSGLRMLGVGVTGLALAGTGVAVLATWVSRRAGWSPDLAPDEPATRSKATASA, encoded by the coding sequence GTGAGCTCGATCCGTGCCGTTGCGACAGACGATGGCGCCAAGCCGCTGTGGTCTGCGCTGGCGTTCTTCTTCGTGATGACGTCGTACTACATCATCCGGCCGGTGCGCGACCAGTTGATCGGCGCGGTGGGATCGCAATCGCTGCCCTTGTTCTACGGCGCGGTGTTCGTGGCGATGCTGCTGCTGACGCCGCTGTTCGGCGCATTGGTGGCGCGGTTTCCGCGGCGGCTGCTGCTGGGCTGGAGCTACAGCTTCTTCATCGTCTCCCTGCTGGCCTTCGTGCCGGCGTTCGTGGCGCAGGATCGCATCGGTGCGCGCGAGTTGGGCGTGGTGTTCTTCGTCTGGGGCAGCGTGTTCAACCTGTTCGTGGTGTCGCTGTTCTGGAGCGTCATGGCCGACATCTTCAGCAGCGGCCGGGCGCGCCGGGTGTTCTCGCTGATCGCCATGGGTGGCATGGCCGGGGCGATCTTCGGCCCGCTGGTGACCAAGCTGCTGGTGCAGCTGATCGGCGTGGCGCCGCTGCTGCTGGTCTCGGCGCTGGCGCTGGGCGGCGCGTTGGCGCTGTTGCTGCACGTGTCCGCGCAGCACGAACTGGCGCGGCCGGGGCAGCGGGCCGGCGCGGCGATCGGCGGCTCGCTGTGGGCCGGCGCCAAGGAGGTGTGGACGCGGCCGTTCCTGCGCTACATGGCGCTCTTGATGCTGTTTGGCGACGGCATCGGCACGCTGGCCTACGCACTGGTGGCCGACTACGCGAAGCTGCACTTCGCCGGCGCGGTGGCGCGCACTGCGTTCTACAACGATCTCGACCTCGCCACCAACACGCTCGGCGCGCTGCTGCAGCTCACGCTGACCCGCTGGCTGTTGATCCGCCGCGGCGCAGGCTGGGCGCTGGTGCTGCCCGCACTGGTGAACGTGGCGTTGCTGCTGATGGTGGCGATCGGCGGCCACGGTGCCGTGGTGATCTCCGGCTACGCCGTGTCGCTGCTGGCGATCATGATGGCGACCACGCGCGGCTTCGCCTACGGCATGACCAAGCCCGCAGTGGATGCGTTGTACACGCGGGTGCCGCGCGAGACGCGCTACAAGGGCAAGAACTTCGTGGAGACCGCGGTGTGGCGCTTCGGCGACCTGGCGGTGACCAGCGCGGTGAGCGGCCTGCGCATGCTGGGCGTGGGCGTCACCGGCTTGGCGCTTGCGGGCACCGGGGTGGCGGTGCTGGCGACCTGGGTGTCGCGCCGGGCGGGCTGGTCGCCCGACCTGGCGCCGGACGAACCGGCGACGCGGAGCAAGGCCACGGCATCGGCCTGA
- a CDS encoding CBS domain-containing protein yields the protein MRQVRHLLEGKGGSIYTIAPGAPVLEAIKLMAEHRIGALLVMRGEQLVGVVSERDYARKVILQGRSSAQTAVADIMRADPLTVGPQTDVLDCMRLCTDSRVRHLPVLEGGKVVGVISIGDLVKAVIDAQAEQIEHLERYITG from the coding sequence ATGCGTCAGGTCAGGCATCTGCTGGAAGGCAAGGGTGGCAGCATCTACACCATCGCGCCGGGCGCCCCCGTGCTGGAGGCGATCAAGCTGATGGCCGAACACCGCATCGGCGCCCTGCTGGTGATGCGCGGCGAACAGCTGGTGGGCGTGGTTTCCGAGCGCGACTACGCGCGCAAGGTGATCCTGCAGGGCCGCTCCTCGGCGCAGACTGCGGTGGCCGACATCATGCGCGCCGACCCGCTCACCGTGGGACCGCAGACCGACGTGCTCGACTGCATGCGCCTGTGCACCGACAGCCGCGTGCGCCACCTGCCGGTGCTCGAAGGCGGCAAGGTGGTGGGTGTCATCTCGATCGGCGACCTGGTGAAGGCGGTGATCGACGCCCAGGCCGAGCAGATCGAGCATCTGGAACGCTACATCACCGGCTGA
- the mtgA gene encoding monofunctional biosynthetic peptidoglycan transglycosylase, protein MFRRPSFRRLLRWIAFAALAWIVLTWFAVLVLRFVPPVTSAVMLERHVGAWLHGEHDFRLRQHWVPWSRVSPWVPLAMVAGEDQKFPFHHGFDFDSIHEAIDAADDGARLRGASTISQQTAKNLFLWNGRSFVRKGLEAYFTVLIELTWPKRRILEVYMNIAELGDGIYGVGAASEIYFHMPPARLTPTQAARLAAVLPSPRRLHADHPSAYVLRRADWIERQMRQLGGPSYIEGR, encoded by the coding sequence ATGTTCCGTCGCCCATCCTTTCGTCGCCTGCTGCGCTGGATCGCTTTCGCCGCGCTGGCCTGGATTGTGCTCACCTGGTTCGCGGTGCTGGTGCTGCGCTTCGTGCCGCCGGTGACCTCGGCGGTGATGCTGGAGCGGCACGTCGGCGCCTGGCTGCACGGCGAGCACGACTTCCGCCTGCGCCAGCACTGGGTGCCGTGGTCGCGGGTGTCGCCGTGGGTGCCGCTGGCGATGGTGGCCGGCGAGGACCAGAAATTCCCGTTCCATCACGGCTTCGACTTCGACTCCATCCATGAAGCGATCGACGCGGCCGACGACGGCGCGCGCCTGCGCGGCGCCAGCACGATCAGCCAGCAGACCGCGAAGAACCTGTTCCTGTGGAACGGCCGCAGCTTCGTGCGCAAGGGACTGGAGGCGTACTTCACCGTGCTGATCGAGCTGACCTGGCCGAAGCGGCGCATCCTCGAGGTGTACATGAACATCGCCGAGCTGGGCGACGGCATCTACGGCGTGGGTGCGGCCAGCGAAATCTATTTCCACATGCCGCCCGCGCGTCTCACGCCGACGCAGGCCGCGCGGCTGGCCGCGGTGCTGCCCAGCCCGCGGCGCCTGCACGCCGACCACCCCAGCGCCTACGTGCTGCGCCGTGCGGACTGGATCGAGCGGCAGATGCGCCAACTCGGCGGGCCGTCCTACATCGAGGGGCGGTGA
- a CDS encoding Hsp33 family molecular chaperone HslO, which yields METVLVEDVLHRFLLERAGVRGALVRLGPAWREVAGRADYPGEVRELLGEALAASALLTANIKLDGELSVQLKSTGALRLLFAECTDQGRLRGLARWEPPLPQPLSLEALPQAVMAITIGNVERGRRYQGLVELRAADLAGVLENYFAQSEQLPARLVLAADGEHAVGLMLQKLPDEGGRAAAQDEDAWTRVMHLTTTLGAAEMLATAPEQLLYRLYHEESVRLFEPRPLAFGCSCSRERVAAMLRSLGRDEVEATLDAQDGQIEVNCEFCAQRYQFDRVDAEHLLRDAGGAGITGTA from the coding sequence GTGGAAACCGTACTGGTCGAAGATGTGCTGCACCGCTTCCTGCTCGAACGCGCCGGCGTGCGTGGCGCGCTGGTGCGGCTGGGGCCGGCATGGCGCGAGGTGGCTGGCCGTGCCGACTATCCCGGCGAGGTGCGCGAGCTGCTCGGCGAGGCGCTGGCGGCCAGCGCGCTGCTGACCGCCAACATCAAGCTCGATGGCGAGCTGTCGGTGCAGCTGAAGAGCACGGGTGCCCTGCGCCTGCTGTTCGCCGAATGCACCGACCAGGGGCGCCTGCGCGGCCTGGCGCGCTGGGAGCCGCCGCTGCCGCAGCCGTTGTCGCTCGAAGCGCTGCCGCAGGCGGTGATGGCGATCACCATCGGCAACGTGGAGCGCGGCCGGCGCTACCAGGGCCTGGTGGAGCTGCGCGCGGCGGACCTGGCCGGTGTGCTGGAAAACTATTTCGCCCAGTCCGAGCAGTTGCCCGCGCGGCTGGTGCTGGCCGCCGACGGCGAGCACGCGGTGGGCCTGATGCTGCAGAAGCTGCCCGACGAGGGCGGTCGCGCCGCGGCGCAGGACGAGGATGCGTGGACGCGGGTGATGCATCTCACCACCACGCTGGGCGCAGCCGAAATGCTGGCCACGGCTCCAGAGCAGCTGCTGTACCGCCTGTACCACGAGGAATCCGTGCGCCTGTTTGAGCCGCGCCCGCTGGCGTTCGGCTGCAGCTGCAGCCGCGAGCGCGTGGCGGCGATGCTGCGCTCGCTGGGCCGCGACGAGGTGGAGGCGACGCTGGACGCGCAGGACGGCCAGATCGAGGTGAACTGCGAGTTCTGCGCGCAGCGCTACCAGTTCGACCGCGTCGACGCGGAGCACCTGTTGCGCGATGCCGGCGGGGCGGGCATCACCGGCACGGCGTAG